The genomic segment gagagaagtcacacaggagagaagccatattcatgttcagaatgtgggaaatgttttacacagaaatcaagtcttgtaacacatgagagaagtcacacaggagagaagccatattcatgttcagaatgtgggaaatgttttacagaataTTCACATCTTGCTAAACATAGGATAATTCACACAGGAGTGAAGccatatttatgttcagaatgtgggaaatgttttacacaaaaatcataTCTGGTTATGCATGAGAGAATTCATACaaaagagaagccatattcatgttcagaatgtgggaaatgttttagacagaaatcaattcttgtttcacatcagagatgtcacacagaagagaagccatattcatgttcagaatgtgggaaatgttttagacagaaatcaaatcttgtaacacatgagagatgtcacacaggagagaagccatattcatgtacagaatgtgggaaatgctttagacAGAAATCGGATCTTACtaaacatgagagaagtcacacaggagagaagccatattcatgttcagaatgtgggaaatgttttacacagaaatcaagtcttgtaacacatgagagaagtcacacaggagagaagccatattcatgttcagaatgtgggaaatgttttacagaataTTCACATCTTGCTAAACATAGGATAATTCACACAGGAGTGAAGccatatttatgttcagaatgtgggaaatgttttacacaaaaatcataTCTGGTTATGCATGAGAGAATTCATACaaaagagaagccatattcatgttcagaatgtgggaaatgttttagacagAAATCGGATCTTACtaaacatgagagaagtcacacaggagagaagccatattcatgttcagaatgtgggaaatgttttacacagaaatcaagtcttgtaacacatgagagatgtcacacaggagagaagccatattcatgtacagaatgtgggaaatgctttagacAGAAATCGGATCTTACtaaacatgaga from the Bufo bufo chromosome 2, aBufBuf1.1, whole genome shotgun sequence genome contains:
- the LOC120990652 gene encoding oocyte zinc finger protein XlCOF7.1-like translates to RRIQTAEQGCGKCFTSKTDLAKHKTIHTGEKPYSCSRCGKCFIEKISLIRHERIHTGEKPYSCSECGKCFRQKSILVSHQRCHTEEKPYSCSECGKCFRQKSNLVTHERCHTGEKPYSCTECGKCFRQKSDLTKHERSHTGEKPYSCSECGKCFTQKSSLVTHERSHTGEKPYSCSECGKCFTEYSHLAKHRIIHTGVKPYLCSECGKCFTQKSYLVMHERIHTKEKPYSCSECGKCFRQKSILVSHQRCHTEEKPYSCSECGKCFRQKSNLVTHERCHTGEKPYSCTECGKCFRQKSDLTKHERSHTGEKPYSCSECGKCFTQKSSLVTHERSHTGEKPYSCSECGKCFTEYSHLAKHRIIHTGVKPYLCSECGKCFTQKSYLVMHERIHTKEKPYSCSECGKCFRQKSDLTKHERSHTGEKPYSCSECGKCFTQKSSLVTHERCHTGEKPYSCTECGKCFRQKSDLTKHERSHTGEKPYSCSECGKCFTQKSSLVTHERSHTGEKPYSCSECGKCFTEYSHLAKHRIIHTGVKPYLCSECGKCFTQKSYLVMHERIHTKEKPYSCSECGKCFTHKSSLVRHQIIHT